The Nitrospira sp. genome segment CGAGACTCGTTTCACGAGTATCCGCTGTTACGGGAGAAGGTCGGAATCGTCCTGGTCAAGGGTGTGCTGAAGGAGGATCAGGAAGGCGTCGATATCCTCAGGAAATGGGGGGCTGTTGAGAAAGGTTTGGCCCAGGAGTTTGAGGCGAAGGGGATGAAGGGCGTGGGGATCAAGCTGATTCCCCGTCGATTTTACGACCCGGCGCTGACGCGCTATTGTCGCCATGAGCTCATGCACATCTCCGATATGATCGATCCACAGTTCGGTTACGATCCTGATACCAAGGTGGGGCTGAATCCCGGCGAAGAGACGTTGATCTTACAGCGCTATCGTGTGCTCTGGAGTTTGAGCGTGGATAGCCGGCTGGTCACGGCCGGCAAGGAACCCATGCTGAGCAAGGAGGATCGATTCAAGGAATTCCGATCGTGGTACCGAAAGATTCCACCGCCTCAGCTGAAGTCGGTGTTTGAGGGACTCTGGCAGGCTTCGTATTTCACTCACGCCGAGCTGATTGAGATGGCCGGTGACACGCTCCGTGTGATGGATCGGGCTGTGGATGTGGAAGGCGGCGAGGTCCCGGAGACTGAAAATAAGATCATGCTCATGCCGGGCTTCCCTTGCCCGCTCTGTCGGTTTCCCACCTATTCGTGGGTCGAAGATATGGGAACGAAACTGGAGCCGTATGTGCTCGACTTCATCCGTGAGAATCATCCAGGATGGGACGTGGAGTTCGGAGCCTGTGATCGCTGTGTTGAGGTGTATCAGTTGCGTGCCGATGGCGTCATGTAGATGAGGAGGGTGAAAAAGACCGCCGGCTGTGTTCTCGGCTCCCAAGAATCTTCAACGTACCGAACTCGGGAAAGATGCCGCTTCGGCCGCTCGGGACGGGCGAGTGAGATCGGGAAATGAGCTGCTCCGGCAGCTCGGGGCGGGCGGGTGAGAAAAGTGCGCCTGCGGTCCTTGCAGCGCCCGTAGCCTTGCCGAACGACCTTTTTGACCCTCCTCCAAGGAATCCACATCAGTGGCAACCAACCCTTCATATGGCCGGCGAGATTTCTTGAAGGATTCCGTCTTCTCGACCGTCAGAGCCGCGCGCGAACTCGTCAAAGAGGCAGATGGTCTTCAAGCGGAGCCGCCTTCCGCGCCGACGCGTATTGACTGGCTGCGTCCCCCTGGTGCGGTGGGAGAACAACTGTTCCTTGAACGTTGTACAAAGTGCAAGGATTGCGTCACGGCCTGTTCACCCGGCGCGATCGTCGCACATCCGCAGGACGGCACTCCCGTTCTTTTTGCCGATCAATCCCCCTGTCTCCTCTGCGAAGACCTCCCCTGCATCGCAGCATGTGGGACGGACGCGCTCGTGCCCGTCATGGGGATCACTCAAGTCCACATGGGCATCGCCGCGATTTCACACCGATTCTGTACGGCTGGTCAGGGATGTCATGCGTGCGTGTCGAAGTGTCCAACAGACGCCCTTGTGATGGATGTTGCGTCGTTGCATCTTTCCGTGGTGACGGAATCCTGTGTCGGGTGTGGAATGTGTGAGATGATCTGCAAGACCGTCAATGACCATGTTGCGATCCGTGTGATACCGTCAAGGCATTTGGCAAGGATCGATGCGTGATGACGTCACTCCGGAGAGATCGCTCAGCAGAAGATCTCAATTCACAACATCGAACCAATTCGCTCTTGACTTCATACCGCCCTTATTCATATACATACATGGCTCTGTTGCCTAACCTTAGGGGGTAAGGTGAACGAGGCGGCGAGGAGATAATTGCTATGACGAGTCAACAGCCGATGCAAAGCGTATCTGCATCAGCAACCGGCATACTACCGACCTCTTCCACCATCAAGGACTCTCCTGCCGTCGAACGCGCGCTTAGTCGCAGTAAAATCTACTTGCTGATCTCCTGGAGCCTGCTGTACCCCGAGGATGAGGAATTTCTCGATTATCTCCGGTGCGGCGAGTTCGTGGAGGATGGTCGGGCGGCTCTCGATGCATTGGAGGTCGCCCTCGGACCTGACGGCAGCGGGCTGGCGAAGGAAAAGTTGAGTCCGCTCAAGCAACAGTTTGTCCGGGTGGAGAGCCTGATCGCGTCCGAATGTGTGAACTGGCACTTGAGCGATCTACAGTCGGAACATCGTCGCGTCTTCAGTAACGTGATTACGCTCGATTGCCCTCCCTATGAAACTCTGTTCGGGAACGACCATGTGTTTGCGCAATCCCACGTGATGGGCGACATCTCCGGCTTCTACAAAGCCTTCGGAGTCGAATTGTCGAAAGACATTCATGAGCGCCTCGACCACCTCAGCGTGGAATTCGAATTCATGCACTTCCTCGCCTACAAGGAATCCTACTCGCTCTGCCACGATGGGCCGGAGAAGACGCAAATCGTTGTCGATGCGCAGAAGAAGTTCGTGAAGAATCATGTCGGCCGATGGGTGCCGCTGTTCTGTCGTATGCTGACCAAGAAAGCGGACTCCGGTCTCTTCAAATTAGTCGCCGATCTGACCGCTGATTGGATGGAGTTTGAGACGGCCTTCTTGGGCGTGACCCCTCAGCCCTATACGGAAACCGACTATCGTCCGGCGACGTTCAGCTCTCCCGAAGGCCAGACTTACGAATGCGGCGCGCAAGATCAGGGGAACGAATTGACCATGTTGTTGAACGAAGTCGGTGCCCAGTCGTTTATGGATGTGAAAGAGAAAGACAAGGAGAATGAAGAAGGGCATCCATCCGGAACGGCATGAATCGACTTGATAACGGTTTTAGCACAAACAGAGTCCTTATAATAATTCAGAGAAGGGAGTAGCACTATGAGGATAGCGCAGACGACCAACAAGAAATTGGTGTTTGCCATTCTTCTCTCCGCTGTCACCGTCGGCCTGATGCTGACGTTGGGGCGGGTACCGCTGGCCGTCAGTCAACCGGTCACGATACCGGCCAAGACGATCAAGGGCCCGATCCCCATGGACGGCGCCAATCCCATTTGGGAAAGTGTCCCGGGCGTCGTCATTCCGTTGAGTGGTCAGCTCATCACGACACCGATGCATCCGAATATCTCGGTGAAGTCGGTGTTCGTCAAGGCCATGACCAACGGCAAGGACATTGGGTTGCGGATGGAGTGGAGTGATCAAACGAAGAATGACACGGCGATCGGGCCGCAAGACTTTCGAGACCAGGCTGCCGTGATGTTTCCGGTGAACACCGCCGGCGCTCCGCCGTTCCAGTGCATGGGACAGTCCGGGGGGACGACCAATATCTGGCGGTGGAATGCCGAATGGCAGAAGGATCTCGGCAAGGACAGCGCGGGAATCTGGGATGTGGACGATCAGTATCCAGGTATCTTCTGGGATTATTATTTTGAAGAGCCGGCAGGCGGTGTCACCTATCCGGATCGCATCGGTCGAAGCCTAGGGCCATTCAATCCCGGCATCTGGTCCGGGAACATCATGTCTGATCCGACACTTCGTGTGAGTTCAGTGGAGGATCTGAATGCGAACGGGTTCAGTACTCTCACGACACAATCGCACCAGAATGTCATCGGAAATGGGGTCTGGGAGCCGGCGGGGTCCGTCAAAGGTGGAGGCTATACCGGTCCGACATGGCGGGTTGTCGTGAAACGGACGTTGGAGAGCGGCGATGCGAACGATGTGCAGTTCAAGGCAGGAATGTCGGTGCCCATCGCTTTTGCGGTGTGGGATGGTGCCAACGTCGAGCGGAACGGTATGAAGTCGCTTTCGACCTGGTTCACGCTGAAACTGTAGTGGGCGGCATTCGAGCTGATCGCAACCACCGCTACGTTGCGTCATTCTAAAGAGGCCTCGGATCGGGATCCCGGTAAAGGAGGGAACGGTTCGAGGCCTTTTTTCTGAATGATTCGGCACTCGATTAAGTCTCGACGCTTGCAGGATTGCATTTCTCAAAGTGCGGAGGGTATAAGAGAAAATATGTTCGAAACTGCTGATTTTCAAGCATAAAAGGACATACATCGCATGAAAGTCTCGCTACTTTTTCCCCCAACCTGGCATCCTTCTCAACCCTATCTCAGTTTGCCGTCCCTGACCGGCTTCTTGCGCCAGGGAGGGATTTCCGATGTCTCGCAGCGCGACCTTGGTATCGAATTGTTGGACACCGTGCTGACCCGAGATTATGCAGCCGAGGTGCATCAGTGTTTGATTGTCAGGCAGCGCGAGCTTGAGCGGACTCAGACGGGAGAGACAGGTCCAGGAAGTCGCGAGCATTACGTGAAAGTGACCGACGCGCTCGATCGGTTCTCCTATCTCGTTGATCGTATTGAGCTTGCCAAGGAAACGTTACGCAGCGAAGGATTTTACGATCCGGACGCCTATCGAGCGAGCTTGTTCATGATCGACAAGTGGTTGGAGGTCGTTTCCTCCGTCTATTTCCCGACCAGGCTCACAGTTGTGGATAATCAGTTTGGGACCTATTCCATCTATTCCTCGAAGGATCTGATGCGGGTCGTTCGTGACGAAACCCAGAATCCCTTCCTCAGTCTTTTTCGCGACCGATTCATTCCCTCGATCATCAACAGCCGCCCCGATCTCATCGGTGTCTCGATTACGGCCACGTCCCAAATCATCCCAGGCCTCACACTCTGTCGACTGATCAAGGAGGCTGCCCCAGACCTGCACGTGACCATCGGCGGCAGCATCTTTACGCGGCTCGTGGATAACATCCGTCGCTGCCCGAGCCTCTTTGAATTGACCGACGATATCGTCGTGTTTGAGGGCGAAACGGCCCTGTTGGAGTTGGTCAATCAGCTGGCAGGCAAGAAGGACTACAGCAAGGTGCCCAACCTGATCTATCGACACAATGGAAAAATCACGGTCAACCAGCCGTTCTATTCTGAGAATGTCAATCAGCTCCCCGCGCCGAACTATGACGGGTTTCCGCTGGATCGCTACTTATCGCCGGAGCCGGTGTTGCCGGTTCAGTTTTCACGGGGCTGTTACTATAAAGATTGTGCCTTTTGCGCGCTGACTCTCGACCACCAGAATTTCAGACAGAAGGATCCGGGACGGACGATCGAGGACTTGCAATGGCTGAAGCAACGCTATGGCGCGCGACATTTCTTTTTCACCGACGAATGCTTCGCGCTGGCACCGACAAAACGGCTGTGTCAGCAGATGATCGCGCAACAGCTCGATGTCAAATGGACGTGCGAGATGCGGTTCGAGAAAAACCTCTCACGCGAGCTGTTGGCATCGATGCGGGAGGCCGGATGTCTGAAAATCGTCTTTGGGTTGGAGTCGTTCAATCAACGTATCATGGATTTCATGAAGAAGGGGATCAAGCAAGAATGGGTCAAGAGGATCGCGGCTGACTGCGTGGATCTCGGCATCGCCGTGCATTGTTACATCATCGTCGGGTTCCCCACGGAAAAAGAAGAAGAAGCGCTTGAAACCATGAACTTTATCGTCGAAAACAAGAAACTCCACGAATCGTATGGGTTCTCTTGTCAACCCTGCCTGTTCGACTTGGAAAAGGAAGCTCCCATCATGAGCGATCCCGGCGGATACGGGATTCGACGAATCATGCGACCGTCGGCGGAAGACTTGAGCCTCGGGTTTTTCTATGAAGTGCAGGAGGGTATGACTCCCGAAGAGGCGGAGCGACTGTATCAGTATGTTTACGAGCGGATCAGTGAAGTCGTGTGCGAGCTTCCCTTCAACTATGCGATGGCAGATGGGTTACTGTACATCTCGAGGGCGAAAGAAGGAGCCGGACAGGCGCCGATGGCCGCACATTGACCTCATTTTTTTACGACAGCTATAATGCCAGAATCTATGGTGTGGTCATGAAGGCAGCAGCCCTCGGCGAGCGAATGACGGGGAAAGTTTCGGACTTCGGTCCACTGTTTGAGTATACCGTTAAGCTGGTTCTCCTGACCTCCTTTCTTGAGCTGGTTCTCTATCGTCTGATCTCCCGTCTTGGGATGCATCTCAGCAAGATGGCGGCAGATCATCCGTGGATCACACCCACATTCACCGCTCTGACCGAGGTCGGCATGTGGCTCCTCAACATCGTCGCGGTGTTGTTGTTCTTGGCACTCACGTTGACCCTCATCAACCGATGGGGAGGGCCTGAAGTAGGTCGGTTCGGCAAACTTGGCACGGTGGGGGCGGCACTCCTGTTGCTGTTGACCGTGGTGTTTCTTGTTGTGCAGCCCGGCATGGTGGGCGCAATCGTCTACAACGGGTTGACGCTACTGGTTCTTACGGTCTTTGTGTCGGAATATGTGATGACCCATCGCGAGCCGGCACAACGGGTACTGGCAGCCACGTATTACTTGGGCGTTTCCGGATGGCTCTACTATCAGATCGTTTCGACGACCTACGGTTTGATTGGAACAATCGCGGCGCCTCCCTTGGTCTACGAATCTCATCGTGTGGGTGAGGCGTTGATGATTCTGGCCAGTTTCTTCGTTTTTGTGGCCTATGGTAAGAGTAAGAGTCTATCGCTGCGAACGACGAATCGGCGGCAACGGAACCGGGCCGTTTGGTTTTGGTCGACGACGGGTGTCATTTTTACCGCACTCATCGTGGCTGACTATCTGCTGGACATCTTTAATCCGGCATTCGCTTCGGCCTTCCGGCAGGCCTCGCAAGGCATCGGCTGGATCTTTCAATTCGGAATGGGCTACACCTTCTACCTCCCTTTTGCCCTGTATGTCGGGGGATTGCTCTGTTGGTCCTACACCGTGGTCAAGTTGCTGATGATCGGGCGACTGGCGGGCTATGGGATCGGTTTGATGTTCATGGCCGGCTATGCCTTACTGTTCTCGAACCTTACGTTGATGGTTGTGCTTGGGGTTATGTTGCTTGCCCTTGATCGAGTGAAAGCAACCGCTGCCGAATCGGTGCCGACCGCCGCTGGTCCTGTAATGTCGGCATCGGACGGCCTACTTCCAGGACAGATCTAGTTTCAGAGCGAGATGCTTATGGAAAATTCAGAACCGACGCCATCGCAATCAGAGACCGTTCTTGACCCCGGCGATCAGCCGCTTACTCCCGACGAAGAGATCTCCGGGATCGAAAAATTATTGGCAGACGAACCTGATGACTTTCAGGCTCGTTGTCGACTCGGTGAACTGTACTTCAGCAAAGGGCGCCTCGACGATGCCTTGGCAGAAGTCAAGAAAGCGATCGAGATGGCGGAGTTCCTTCGTGCGGAAATGAATCGCTCGCTGGCCATGTATTACGCAAATCTGGGAACGATCTATGCCACCAAGAACATGACCGATGAAGCCGAGGCTGAGTTTCGACATGCATTGGATATCTTCCCCCATGATGTCCTGGCGCTGTTCAACCTTGGGAGGCTCCACGCGGATAAGAAGCAATACATGGAGGCGAAGAACTACTATGAGCGCCTCGTCGAAATCACTCCGGACGATCCGATCGCTTGGTATAACCTGGGGGGGGTCTATATTGAGCTGGATAACCCTCAAGTCTCCGACTACAACACGATCGACATGGGAATTCAGTGCTATCTTCGCACCTTGGAGCTGGATCCCAAGCACTTGGAATCGAGCTTCAAGCTGATGGAAATCGCGCTCAATCATAAGAAGACCGACTTGGCGGTTCGGGTCATGGAGAGTGCGGTGGAGCACAATCCGGACGAACCGCTCGCGTATTACAACCTCATCAGCGTGTATGACAAGTGCAAGATGTTTGACCAGGCCGAAGAGGCCCGGAAACGGTTGAAGGAGCGGTTTGCCAAGAAGTCGAAGGATGGTCCGAGGCCCTAATTCACTTTTAGGAAGAGGTGCACTATGTTCGGCAGTCTAGGGTTCACCGAGCTGGTTCTCATACTCATGATTGTGCTGATTATCTTCGGCGCTGGGAAGTTACCGCAATTGGGTGAAGGACTCGGCAAGGCGATCAAGGGATTCAAGAAGTCCGTCCATGAGGCGGAGGCGATCGAGGCCGAGGCTGAGGCGGCGGCGCAACAGGCCGCTGTACCTCAAGCGGTGACCGCGGCTTCGACTCAGAACGCTGCATTGAATCAACAACCAGCGGGAGCTACCGCGCAGCCCGCTCCACGAGCCTAGCACAGCCGTTTATGGAAACCGAACTCGGATTAGCTGCCGGTTACATTGAAACCTTTGCCGGGAACGGTAAGGCCCGAAGCACGGGTGACGGCAAGCGTGCGGTGAAAGCCGGAATCCCGCTCCCCCATCACATCGCGCTCGACAAGACGGAGCAGTGGGTCTATTTTGCCGAGTCAGGGTCCGATCGAGTCCGGCGCGTCAATCTTCAGGAAGGCACTGTCCACAATTTTGCCGGAATCGGGGAGACGTGCTACAGCGGCGATGAAGGTCTCTGTGGCGAAGCAGGACTCTATCTACCCTTGGACGTCGCGTTTGATTCCCAGAACAATTTGTACATCTGTGATTCCGGGAGCAACAGGATTCGAAAGGTCGATCATGTGACGGGGATTATTACGACGGTGGTCGGTACCGGTCAGCATGGATTCAATGGGGACGGTCCCGCGCTGGACGTCAATCTGACCTGGCCTGCAGCGATCGCCTTTGATCACGACGACGTTCTCTTTATCGCCGATACCCAAGCGCATAAAGTCAGGCGGTTTGATCCCAAGACGGGAATGATCACGACGATTGCAGGGACCTGGTCGGCCGAAGATGAAGCACGAGAACAGCCGTTGGTGGCGAGGAATTTAGTTGTTTTGTCAGGCGACGCGATTGGAATCGATTTCAGCGATGATCAGGGGTGGCTCATACCGGTCTGCTCGGATGGATTGGATATGTCGATGTATCTGGACGATGGACGGCCTGCGGTGGATGCCCGTCTTTACGACGTCGTCGGCCTAGCGGTTGATGCCGGGGGCGATGTGTATGTCGTCGACAAGGGCAGCAATCGTGTCAGAAAGATCGATTCCCGGACGGGAATTATTTCGACTGTCGCAGGAGTCTGTCGGTACGGATACGACGGCGACGATAAGCCGGCCGTCAGAGCCATGTTGCACGCCCCGGAAGCCGTGATCTTTGATCAAGATGAAAATCTCCTCATTTCCGATACGATGAATCATCGTGTTCGCAAGGTGGATGTGAAGAGCGGCCTCATTGCCACGGTTGCGGGAAACGGGGACAGCGGATATGAAGACAAGAACATCGGCGGCTGCGGGGCTGCACGGTTTGTCGCCAAGGAATCGGCGGGGATGTTGAGACATGGAGACGGTCTGCTCGGGACCGAGGCTGTGGTGAATTCGCCCGTCGGTTTGGCCGTGGATTCGCAAGGCCA includes the following:
- a CDS encoding 4Fe-4S ferredoxin: MATNPSYGRRDFLKDSVFSTVRAARELVKEADGLQAEPPSAPTRIDWLRPPGAVGEQLFLERCTKCKDCVTACSPGAIVAHPQDGTPVLFADQSPCLLCEDLPCIAACGTDALVPVMGITQVHMGIAAISHRFCTAGQGCHACVSKCPTDALVMDVASLHLSVVTESCVGCGMCEMICKTVNDHVAIRVIPSRHLARIDA
- a CDS encoding molecular chaperone TorD family protein — translated: MTSQQPMQSVSASATGILPTSSTIKDSPAVERALSRSKIYLLISWSLLYPEDEEFLDYLRCGEFVEDGRAALDALEVALGPDGSGLAKEKLSPLKQQFVRVESLIASECVNWHLSDLQSEHRRVFSNVITLDCPPYETLFGNDHVFAQSHVMGDISGFYKAFGVELSKDIHERLDHLSVEFEFMHFLAYKESYSLCHDGPEKTQIVVDAQKKFVKNHVGRWVPLFCRMLTKKADSGLFKLVADLTADWMEFETAFLGVTPQPYTETDYRPATFSSPEGQTYECGAQDQGNELTMLLNEVGAQSFMDVKEKDKENEEGHPSGTA
- a CDS encoding ethylbenzene dehydrogenase-related protein, which gives rise to MRIAQTTNKKLVFAILLSAVTVGLMLTLGRVPLAVSQPVTIPAKTIKGPIPMDGANPIWESVPGVVIPLSGQLITTPMHPNISVKSVFVKAMTNGKDIGLRMEWSDQTKNDTAIGPQDFRDQAAVMFPVNTAGAPPFQCMGQSGGTTNIWRWNAEWQKDLGKDSAGIWDVDDQYPGIFWDYYFEEPAGGVTYPDRIGRSLGPFNPGIWSGNIMSDPTLRVSSVEDLNANGFSTLTTQSHQNVIGNGVWEPAGSVKGGGYTGPTWRVVVKRTLESGDANDVQFKAGMSVPIAFAVWDGANVERNGMKSLSTWFTLKL
- a CDS encoding radical SAM protein; translation: MKVSLLFPPTWHPSQPYLSLPSLTGFLRQGGISDVSQRDLGIELLDTVLTRDYAAEVHQCLIVRQRELERTQTGETGPGSREHYVKVTDALDRFSYLVDRIELAKETLRSEGFYDPDAYRASLFMIDKWLEVVSSVYFPTRLTVVDNQFGTYSIYSSKDLMRVVRDETQNPFLSLFRDRFIPSIINSRPDLIGVSITATSQIIPGLTLCRLIKEAAPDLHVTIGGSIFTRLVDNIRRCPSLFELTDDIVVFEGETALLELVNQLAGKKDYSKVPNLIYRHNGKITVNQPFYSENVNQLPAPNYDGFPLDRYLSPEPVLPVQFSRGCYYKDCAFCALTLDHQNFRQKDPGRTIEDLQWLKQRYGARHFFFTDECFALAPTKRLCQQMIAQQLDVKWTCEMRFEKNLSRELLASMREAGCLKIVFGLESFNQRIMDFMKKGIKQEWVKRIAADCVDLGIAVHCYIIVGFPTEKEEEALETMNFIVENKKLHESYGFSCQPCLFDLEKEAPIMSDPGGYGIRRIMRPSAEDLSLGFFYEVQEGMTPEEAERLYQYVYERISEVVCELPFNYAMADGLLYISRAKEGAGQAPMAAH
- a CDS encoding tetratricopeptide repeat protein codes for the protein MENSEPTPSQSETVLDPGDQPLTPDEEISGIEKLLADEPDDFQARCRLGELYFSKGRLDDALAEVKKAIEMAEFLRAEMNRSLAMYYANLGTIYATKNMTDEAEAEFRHALDIFPHDVLALFNLGRLHADKKQYMEAKNYYERLVEITPDDPIAWYNLGGVYIELDNPQVSDYNTIDMGIQCYLRTLELDPKHLESSFKLMEIALNHKKTDLAVRVMESAVEHNPDEPLAYYNLISVYDKCKMFDQAEEARKRLKERFAKKSKDGPRP
- a CDS encoding twin-arginine translocase TatA/TatE family subunit, translated to MFGSLGFTELVLILMIVLIIFGAGKLPQLGEGLGKAIKGFKKSVHEAEAIEAEAEAAAQQAAVPQAVTAASTQNAALNQQPAGATAQPAPRA